In the genome of Archangium lipolyticum, the window GTGAGGGGCACGGGTGGCGGGTACTGGCCAGCACGCCCCAGGGCCCGCTGGAGCTGCGATGCGAGGCCCTGGTGGATGCGACCGGGCGCTCGGCCCAGGTGGCACGGCACTGTGGCGTGCGGCGCCACGACCGGGATGCGCTGTGCAGCGTGTCGGCGATCGTGGACAGGCCGCCGGGCTTCCAGGAGCAGCAACTGGTGGTGGAGGCCACGTCCCTGGGCTGGTGGTACGCCGCGCCGCTGCCCCAGGGGCGCCTCATTCTCACGCTGATGAGCGACATGGATGTGTTGACGCGCCACGGTGCCTTCCAACCCGCGGGATGGAGCGCGCTCTTCACCACCACCCGGCACCTGGCCGACAAGGTGGGCCAGCTCCCGGCGGTGGGGCGGCTGCATGTCCGCCGCTGCGAGACGAGCAGTCTGGAGCAGGCGGCGGGGGCGGACTGGGTGGCGGTGGGGGACGCCGCGGCCATGTGGGATCCGCTCTCCTCGAGCGGCATCCTCAAGGGGCTGCGCACCGGGCGCGAAGCGGCGCGTGCCCTGTGTGCCACGCTGGGAGGAGATGGCGGAGCACTGAAGCAGTACGCCCAGCGGCGGACGGAGGAGTTCAACCGCTACCTGTCCGCGCGCCAGTCCCACTACGCCCTGGAGCAACGCTGGGCGGGAGAGGAGTTCTGGCGGCGCCGGGTGGAAGCAACGGAGGTGTGAGCTGGGAGAACCCAACAGGACCCATCATGCGCCTTGACTCAAGGGGTCAAATCCGCTCCCCTGTGCACGCGTGAAGCGCGCATGCACGAAGGGGCAGCTCTTGGCGAACGAGAAGACAGACAAGGACGGTGGGACGGGGCCATTCCAGCTCGGCAGGAGCTACGACGGGGTAGGGCCCGACCTGGGGAGCCTCCACGAGGCGCGGCATGAGGGCACGGGCAGGGCGGCACTGACACTGCTGCCCAGCGAGCGCGTGGACTGGCAACCCGAGGGTCCCTGGCGGGTACGGCTCTCCTGCGAGCCGGAGACCCCCTCGGTGACGCTGGAG includes:
- a CDS encoding NAD(P)/FAD-dependent oxidoreductase, with amino-acid sequence MTLHPTSTPADPMNPISSDARDSRASYGVVVVGGGVAGLSAALTLVRAGVSACVLERTDYSPWRPGETLSPVAYAELRQLLAPEPLETEGFLASHGLEAIWGSEQPHHHSFLTNPYGGGWHVERRHLDALLARRAQALQVPLWQRTCVTHLEREGHGWRVLASTPQGPLELRCEALVDATGRSAQVARHCGVRRHDRDALCSVSAIVDRPPGFQEQQLVVEATSLGWWYAAPLPQGRLILTLMSDMDVLTRHGAFQPAGWSALFTTTRHLADKVGQLPAVGRLHVRRCETSSLEQAAGADWVAVGDAAAMWDPLSSSGILKGLRTGREAARALCATLGGDGGALKQYAQRRTEEFNRYLSARQSHYALEQRWAGEEFWRRRVEATEV